The sequence below is a genomic window from Serinus canaria isolate serCan28SL12 chromosome 4A, serCan2020, whole genome shotgun sequence.
GCATCTGCATTCTCAGAAATTTATCCTGCTTTACATGGTCTTTATTGCAGCAGATAGCCTTACATGGTGGATAAAGGCCAGCTCTCACCTGGCCAAACTTGGATTTAGTATCATGCTTACAATATACCTTCTTTTTATTCCATTCTCCAGGCCAGAACAGTGTGAATTTAGAGAAAAGTGGCTTCAGGacataattgaaaataaaatactgtgtgCAGAAAGACTTGCTTCCCGATGAGCAGCTCCAATACACCATTACCAGGCCTCTGTTGTGGAGAACCAAATAAACatgatgggaagaaaaaaaccctcttccTTAGCAGCATTTCTACTTTGTGGATAGATAAGAAGCATTGAACCTGTGCAAAATGAGCtatgccctgccatggcagctggctgtgtgtgacagtccctggcaggcacaggtggggacagcaggatggAACCAGGTTCCAGAGTGTGAATGGGAAGAGGTAGCTGGGCAGGATTTGCTGTTTGTGAATGCCAGGTCCATGGAACTCCAGGGAAAACATTATAGGACTTTaggacttttattttcttgatacAAATATACAAGACATCTCTGTTGCTAGacttagaggaaaaaaaataaattaggagaACGAGAAAGAAACAACCCATCTCTCAAAACCATTTtggtttaaaaacatttgagaAAAAGAAGTTCTAGGAGAGATGTTTGGAAATATGCAGTTGAGTCAAATTTAACCACCACATAAGCACTGCCTGAGCAAAGCCTCCAAGCACAGACTTTAAAGCAAGCCATGTAATACTGCTGAAACAGACCAAAGTAAAATACTACAGGAGTTAAAACAAGGCTTTAATCTAGAACACTTCcataaacaaaaacatttcaaataaattgaAAGATACATCCTTGTTACCACCTGCGTACATCCAGGGGCTCCAATCACTGCACCCCACTGCACTTATGCCTATGTATAACAtaggagaaaaagaagcaagcaACTTAGGTCTTCACCATGTGTTTCAGTGATTGAAGATCAGACCCTCCTGTTACTGTTACTTTACACCTCAGTTGCCATCTGCTTGCTCTAAAGTAACTGAAGCCCATCTGTATTAAATTACAAACTGATTTACAAATATGTACATGTCTGGTTTGAATCACAAACCAAACTCAACTGTTTTGAGGAAAAACCTAAATTTAAAAGACTTGTGAAAAAATAGTGGACTGTCCTGGATCTTAAAACAGGAACTCAGGAGTTCCTTCATTTTTGCTACTGGTGCTAGTAGCTTGTTAAAGGTCTTTCCCAAGCTAAACAATCCTATGATTAATacaaataaatggaataaaaaaaaaatcacacttaTTGGCATTAGGTAACAAAACCTTCCCATGGGATCCTTTGGCTTGTTGGATTCAAAGCGAGTGCAGAACACTGACACCTCTAACCTTTCCCACCTGTTCCTGCCTTTCTCTTTACAGGGATTCCTTGTACATGGTAAACAAACCATCCAAGAAAATCTGATGAAAATAACTCTGTGTCCTTGACACAAGTAATCCACTCCTGAGGCTTGGCCCTGTTGGGTGAaaggtgctgcagcacctgcagctttcTTCAAATCACAACTGGACTGCGCTAGCTGCCACGTAGTGCAAGCTATAGTGTACAGCTCAAATGAagcattatttttcctctttgccttTAGTCTTTCTGTAGACCATCTCTCGAAAGCTTGCAAGGATCTTATTCTCTcgtttcctcctctcctcctggtTGAAGGATGCCAGAGCTCTCTTTTCATCTGCGCTGTAGATCTGGTTCTCTTTCCGCAGCCGCACAGCTTCCATGCGCCGGTGTCTGCGGGGGAACACGGGGTACATCAGCATGGGCAGGGGCTGTCAGTGCCCTAGCACAGCCTCCAGCCATCAACTGCCCTGAATGTGTTCAGGGGCTTTAAATAAAGATACTGATGTACTAAAGCCTGAACAACAGGCCCTGAGCCAAAGCTGACCTCTAGATGAACCTTCCAACAAATTGTTATATTTGTATCCACTCACTAAGGCAATACCCATGATCATTAGTAAAATATGTAGTGTGATAAGAATATACTTGTCTTTCTGCATTTAGAGCCAGACAAAGGCATGAAATCAGACATCTGGCCATGTTCGAAGGTATATGATCAAAACCACCTCCCTTGGCTCCTCCttgagccctggccaggctgtgggTGGAAGCCAAGAGGTGGATGAAACCAAATGTTCCTGCACTAAAAGTTGTGTAAGCTTGTTTATGCTACAGTCCAAAAGCTGAGCCCTCCCACAGGTGGACACATCATGTAGGAATTCCCAGGAATGGTTCTCCAATCCTTTGCTGTGACTGTGGCTCCCTAGCTCATATGAAGATCTGGATGATGGTAAAGTATTAGGGTAACTGGTGATGTATCTTAATCACTCTAGAGAATCTTTTGCAGTAATCATTAGGTGCATGACTTAGCTTATCCTTTGTAATTCTTTGCAGTTTTGCACTGTAGCAAATTATACTTAGTCCTTAAAGTTGGTATCTGAATCTTTTGTGCTGACCCTGCCAAGTGGCAAAACAGATACCTAAACTAGAGTATCCAAACTGCACACTAACCTTCCCAGGAAGGAGTGTGGCAGAGCAAGGAACCGATTTCTGGGGATGTCTGTTCTCAGGCAGTCAGCCAGAAGCCTCCCCTACCCCCAGTGTGTCAGCTGCTGGCTCACCACAATTTAAGTGAGATTCCTGCTGgtcatacagaaaaaaagtgcAGCCAACCTCTCATACATTGATTTGTCTCCTGCTGAAGGGCCAGcacatccccagggctgtccaAACAGACCACCTTTGAGCCACCTGACACAAGCACCACTTCATGTGAAATAATTAGAAGAGTATTGCCTGTGAAGAACTTTTGCTCTTGAGGAGAAAGTGTCCTTGAAAAACTCACTAGCCATCTCTAGCAATGGGGAGCTTAGTGTAGATTATTGCAAACAGAGCACCTTCTCCTCCATGCTTGCAAGTAGAGCTTTGAAGCAGTCTTCTTTTCagccagcagagaaaacagctcTTGAAAATTCCACTGAACCATTGCCATCATCAAAACCATACCTGCTGCCACTCATGACGTAACCAGAGCTCTCAAACGAAGCGATCTCTTCACTGGTCAAGCCGATCTCGCCTCTGCGGGGAATGCGCTTCCCTGCTTTGACGTACTCTGCCATGGCTGCACCTTCCCCGGGCAGGAGGGCATGGCCATAGCTAAAAAACAAAAGTGGTGATGTCAATAGCTTCAGATAGAGAGAGCCTGAGCAAAACATCCAACTTCAACTATatacagctgcatttttaaacactttcttATTCTTTCCCACATATTGACCTGTTTCTTCCTTATGGCAACACTAGCAACAACATCTTACAATATAAGTTCGTTCTGATGACTTCATTCTGATGACACTACAAAGTCACAATACTGCAGATGTTTAGAATAAAGGCACTTACAATTGATTTTTCTAGGAATCAAGGCTAAAAAGCATAAACCAGACTCTTCTACCCAAATTAAGGCCAGGGGAAAGTCTAGCACTACTAGAACTTCTGTCTGTGAATTTCTGGCACAGCATTTTTCCCTCTGCATGCATTATTGTTGCAACAGCCCTTTTGAACAGTAACATTAACACTTGATTTACTTGATTTGATCAAAGTACCATGGGAGTTGGCTACTCACTTCAAAGGCCTGTCATCCTGAGATGCGTGAGTTTTGGGAGCCTCTGGTCCAATCAAACTATCAGCTTCAGTATTTTCTGCAACAATCAAATAATGAGGAAGATTAATCTTGTGTCCATTGTTCTCTGTTATCAGAAGGGTTACACAGGTCAGCAACACCTAACAACAAATTCACAAAAAGGACATCAAGAAGTTTCCACCCAAGTTTAAAGTCAGGTGAACCTACTTGACCTCTCTATCCAGAGATCATCCCCTTGAAGCATTTCATCGTCGGAATCTTCACTGCTTGAATCACTGGattccttcctgctcttcttagctttctttttcttatacTTCTTCCTGTGATAAAGCCAGACAGACATACTAtttatcaaaatttaaaattaaggaaGGTGCTTGGAATAATACTCAAATAATTAGTTTCTCAAGGCAACATACACCAATAGGAAGAATGGCTGTCTGCTGTTTCATACAAAACACTTTACAACAAAGCCAAGACAATATATATATGTTCTGTTTTGACTTTCATGGAGTGTTAGAAAGTGGCTCTACAGTTGTTTGTGCTGCACAATTGTGtagatttaaataaaatccatcaaattaatatattttccagtTCTTGCAAATTACCCAAGGTCCTCACGCTCCCTCAGGGCCTGCGAAGAAAACTGAGCTGTCCTCCAGCCAACAGCAGCCAAAATGACACAGCAACCACAACACTtactttttgttcttctttttcctcttcttgcttttctttttatcttcatctaaaaaaagaaagcatatgtattatcaaaaaaaaaaattattagttaTAACTTAGTAGCTTACTGCCCTGTGAACGACATGTCATGCCTTTTACAGCCCCAGTGTTCACGGAGCTGTGAAcctcaaccctaaccctaagcCTTAGCCCTAACCCAAAGTCAATAATATGGGTTTTCCAGGTCAGAAAGATGTAGGAACAGCAAAGCTGGGGCCTTGCTGAGATTGCCTTGGCATGCCTTTTCCAGTCCCAGTGCTCCTAGAGCCATAGGCTCTTTTACTCTCTCAACCCCAAGACTAACCACTCCCCTAACCCTACTGCTAAGAATTACACTAACCACGCTCCCTACCAATTAACCTAACTACTACCCTAACCCtgagccattcccagcactAACTGCCTCCACCAGAATGCCCCAGTACATCCCCATGATGGGACTTGTTTACACTGGGAAAGCGTTAGTAGAAAGCTCCCTGCAGTACTGGTCGTATGAAAACATATCAAACAAATCTCTGGCATGAGAGGCCCAGTGGATGCTAAATTCAGAAATCCCATTTCCTGAGGCCAGACTCCAAGCTGAAACTCTCTTGTCTTACCACTGGAGTTCTGCTCAGACTCTgagtcactgtcactgtcctcAGAATGTTTCCTGCGCTTTCTTTTGGATGCTTTAcgttttttcttttgtcttttcttcttctttttcttcttttcctctggaatgttttaaaacacaacATTAGAGAACAAAGAGCATCTAGTTCCATTTGTATTCCCTAGTCTTCCCAAAGCAATGCTCTCCTTTGAGCTGCAGCCCACCCCAGCCACTTCCACCTGTCTAAGCCAGGGAACctcctgcaagcagcagcagcagattctAAGCCACAGTAGCTTCCTATTTTCAAAAAAGCTGTGCAAGCCAAACAAAATACCTTCTGAGCTGGAATCTGAAGAACTACTCTTAGATTTTGCCTCTTCATCTTCTACCGGTGTGTGCTCATCGGAACTGAATAAAATAACAGTTTGCTacttaaaatctgttttgttgtACTCAAGATCAAAGGTACACATATAACCAAAGACATTTTGAGTCAATCCTTGCAAGGGAGTAAAATATTAAAGAGCTAATTTAGCCTGGGAACTGCTGTCAGAACCACAACACAACAGTCACCTGGTCTACAATAAATCACATATTGCATAATTGGTATGTTGGAATTATTTGGTGGAAGAAATACTAATCTCATTATGTTGCTTCAGAAGGGAACTGATACAATAAGTATTGTGACACCATGGCTAACGCAGGGataaagcatttttataaaCTGAACTGATATGTaattaatattataaaaaacatgaagaaagaaTATGCCTTACTCTGGGTCAGGAACTTTTGGTGACAGCCCCCAGACTTCAGGTGCCCCCAGCTCTCCaattctctctctttcattGAGTCTCCTGTAAAGGAAAACACTGTCACTGACGCCTAGTTTGCAAGACCCAGCAGACAAACATTTTAAGTCCTACATGTCAGTGTTTCTAATCGCCTAAAGCAGCTGCAGTAAGGGTAAGGAACAACTCGGAGCAAGGAGCAAGCTcgcagggcagcctggcagcagagctcgCACACTGCAGAGGATCGGCGGTAGCAGCTGTTACCCCTTTCCAGCCGAGCTCCATCCCGTCCCCTCGGCGGCCCTGCCCGCGGGGAACGCACGGAGAGCCCGTGAAGGGGCTGTGAGTCCGTGACGGGGCCGTACAGAACCAGGCCCGGCCGCTCCCGCGGCACCCGCCCTTCCCGGGAGCGCTGTCCCTTCTGTGCGGAGCGGGGCTCGGCAGGGCAGGCCCGACCCGCGCCGGCGCTCACCTCTGCCGCAGgatctcctccttctccttctcgTAGTACTCGGGCCATTTGCCGTGGTGGTGGTGCCCGTGGTGCGCGGAGGAGCGCGGCGCGCCGGGG
It includes:
- the NKAP gene encoding NF-kappa-B-activating protein — its product is MAPASRSRSPPAASSERRSRRSRSRSRERNGPRRLSHRRSRSRSRSPGAPRSSAHHGHHHHGKWPEYYEKEKEEILRQRRLNERERIGELGAPEVWGLSPKVPDPDSDEHTPVEDEEAKSKSSSSDSSSEEEKKKKKKKRQKKKRKASKRKRRKHSEDSDSDSESEQNSSDEDKKKSKKRKKKNKKKKYKKKKAKKSRKESSDSSSEDSDDEMLQGDDLWIERSKNTEADSLIGPEAPKTHASQDDRPLNYGHALLPGEGAAMAEYVKAGKRIPRRGEIGLTSEEIASFESSGYVMSGSRHRRMEAVRLRKENQIYSADEKRALASFNQEERRKRENKILASFREMVYRKTKGKEEK